The following are encoded in a window of Thunnus albacares chromosome 17, fThuAlb1.1, whole genome shotgun sequence genomic DNA:
- the LOC122967254 gene encoding cytoglobin-1-like has product MERMQGEGEVDHLERPSPLTDKEKVMIQDSWAKVYQNCDDVGVAILVRLFVNFPSSKQYFSQFKHIEEPEELERSAQLRKHAHRVMNAINTLVESLDNSDKVASVLKLVGKAHALRHKVEPVYFKILSGVILEVLGEEFPEVVTPEVAAAWTKLLATIYCSITAVYEEVGWTKLSTSTG; this is encoded by the exons ATGGAGAGGAtgcagggagagggagaggtggaCCACCTGGAGCGACCCAGCCCGCTGACTGACAAGGAGAAGGTGATGATCCAGGACTCCTGGGCAAAAGTCTACCAGAACTGTGATGATGTCGGGGTGGCCATACTAGTCAG GCTGTTTGTGAACTTCCCCTCATCCAAGCAGTACTTCAGCCAGTTCAAGCACATTGAGGAGCCAGAGGAGCTGGAGCGGAGCGCCCAGCTTAGGAAGCATGCACACAGAGTCATGAATGCCATCAATACACTGGTGGAGAGCCTTGACAACTCAGACAAGGTGGCCTCAGTGCTGAAGCTGGTGGGCAAGGCCCACGCGCTCCGACATAAGGTGGAGCCTGTGTACTTCAAG ATCCTGAGTGGTGTGATACTGGAAGTCCTGGGAGAAGAGTTTCCAGAGGTTGTGACACCGGAAGTGGCCGCGGCATGGACCAAACTCTTGGCTACGATCTACTGCAGTATCACTGCCGTCTATGAGGAAGTGGGCTGGACTAAACTCTCAACCTCAACTGGATGA
- the LOC122966463 gene encoding phosphoribosyl pyrophosphate synthase-associated protein 1 isoform X2, which yields MNVAKSGYRVFSANSSVACTELAKKITERLGVELGKSVVFQESNRETRVDVKESVRGQTIFIIQTIPRDVNTAIMELLVMAYALKTSCAKNIIGVIPYFPYSKQCKMRKRGSIVCKLLASMLAKAGLTHIITMDLHQKEIQGFFSFPVDNLRASPFLIQYIQEEIPDYRNAIIVAKSPAAAKRAQSYAERLRLGLAVIHGEAQCSESDMADGRHSPPCVRNTTGHTGLELPLMMAKEKPPITVVGDVGGRIAIIVDDIVDDVGDFVAAAEILKERGAYKIYIMATHGLLSADAPRLIEESAIDEVVVTNTVPHEVQKLQCPKIKTVDVSMILAEAIRRIHNGESMAYLFRNITVDD from the exons ATGAATGTCGCTAAAAGTGGTTATCGTGTCTTTTCCGCAAACTCCTCCGTAGCGTGCACAGAATTGGCCAAGAAGATAACAGA GCGCCTGGGAGTCGAACTGGGAAAGTCTGTCGTCTTTCAAGAGTCTAACAGAG AGACGAGAGTGGATGTAAAAGAATCTGTTCGTGGACAAACTATCTTCATCATCCAGACCATACCAAG AGATGTCAACACAGCCATCATGGAGCTGCTGGTTATGGCCTACGCCCTCAAGACCTCTTGTGCAAAGAACATCATTGGAGTTATTCCTTACTTCCCCTACAGCAAGCAGTGCAAGATGAGAAAGAGGGGCTCAATAGTGTGCAAGTTGTTAGCTTCAATGTTGGCTAAAGCAG GGCTAACACACATCATCACCATGGACTTACATCAGAAAGAGATCCAGGGCTTCTTTAGCTTTCCGGTGGACAACTTGCGTGCCTCTCCTTTCTTGATTCAGTACATCCAAGAAGAG ATTCCTGATTACAGAAATGCCATCATTGTGGCAAAGTCCCCAGCAGCAGCCAAGAG AGCTCAGTCCTATGCAGAGCGCCTGCGTTTGGGTCTGGCTGTGATTCATGGCGAGGCTCAGTGTTCAGAGTCTGACATGGCTGATGGAAGACACTCCCCACCGTGTGTACGCAACACCACAGGACACACAGGACTGGAGCTACCCT TGATGATGGCCAAGGAGAAACCTCCTATTACTGTAGTCGGAGACGTGGGAGGAAGAATTGCCATCATTGTG GATGACATTGTAGATGATGTAGGAGACTTTGTTGCAGCTGCTGAGATcctgaaagagagaggagctTATAAAATTTACATCATGGCCACACACGGCTTGTTGTCTGCTGATGCCCCACGCCTCATAGAGGAGTCTGCCATTGATGAG GTGGTGGTGACCAACACTGTCCCCCATGAAGTACAGAAGCTACAGTGTCCAAAAATCAAGACTGTGGATGTCAGCATGATACTGGCTGAAGCCATCCGCCGTATCCACAATGGGGAGTCCATGGCCTATTTGTTCCGCAACATCACTGTGGACGACTAG
- the LOC122966463 gene encoding phosphoribosyl pyrophosphate synthase-associated protein 1 isoform X1 yields MNVAKSGYRVFSANSSVACTELAKKITERLGVELGKSVVFQESNRETRVDVKESVRGQTIFIIQTIPRDVNTAIMELLVMAYALKTSCAKNIIGVIPYFPYSKQCKMRKRGSIVCKLLASMLAKAGLTHIITMDLHQKEIQGFFSFPVDNLRASPFLIQYIQEEIPDYRNAIIVAKSPAAAKRAQSYAERLRLGLAVIHGEAQCSESDMADGRHSPPCVRNTTGHTGLELPSGKQQAPFPGIELPMMMAKEKPPITVVGDVGGRIAIIVDDIVDDVGDFVAAAEILKERGAYKIYIMATHGLLSADAPRLIEESAIDEVVVTNTVPHEVQKLQCPKIKTVDVSMILAEAIRRIHNGESMAYLFRNITVDD; encoded by the exons ATGAATGTCGCTAAAAGTGGTTATCGTGTCTTTTCCGCAAACTCCTCCGTAGCGTGCACAGAATTGGCCAAGAAGATAACAGA GCGCCTGGGAGTCGAACTGGGAAAGTCTGTCGTCTTTCAAGAGTCTAACAGAG AGACGAGAGTGGATGTAAAAGAATCTGTTCGTGGACAAACTATCTTCATCATCCAGACCATACCAAG AGATGTCAACACAGCCATCATGGAGCTGCTGGTTATGGCCTACGCCCTCAAGACCTCTTGTGCAAAGAACATCATTGGAGTTATTCCTTACTTCCCCTACAGCAAGCAGTGCAAGATGAGAAAGAGGGGCTCAATAGTGTGCAAGTTGTTAGCTTCAATGTTGGCTAAAGCAG GGCTAACACACATCATCACCATGGACTTACATCAGAAAGAGATCCAGGGCTTCTTTAGCTTTCCGGTGGACAACTTGCGTGCCTCTCCTTTCTTGATTCAGTACATCCAAGAAGAG ATTCCTGATTACAGAAATGCCATCATTGTGGCAAAGTCCCCAGCAGCAGCCAAGAG AGCTCAGTCCTATGCAGAGCGCCTGCGTTTGGGTCTGGCTGTGATTCATGGCGAGGCTCAGTGTTCAGAGTCTGACATGGCTGATGGAAGACACTCCCCACCGTGTGTACGCAACACCACAGGACACACAGGACTGGAGCTACCCT CAGGCAAACAACAAGCTCCGTTCCCCGGCATAGAGCTTCCAA TGATGATGGCCAAGGAGAAACCTCCTATTACTGTAGTCGGAGACGTGGGAGGAAGAATTGCCATCATTGTG GATGACATTGTAGATGATGTAGGAGACTTTGTTGCAGCTGCTGAGATcctgaaagagagaggagctTATAAAATTTACATCATGGCCACACACGGCTTGTTGTCTGCTGATGCCCCACGCCTCATAGAGGAGTCTGCCATTGATGAG GTGGTGGTGACCAACACTGTCCCCCATGAAGTACAGAAGCTACAGTGTCCAAAAATCAAGACTGTGGATGTCAGCATGATACTGGCTGAAGCCATCCGCCGTATCCACAATGGGGAGTCCATGGCCTATTTGTTCCGCAACATCACTGTGGACGACTAG